The Sorangiineae bacterium MSr11367 genome window below encodes:
- a CDS encoding Rrf2 family transcriptional regulator, with amino-acid sequence MRRDSRLSVALHVLLHMGEMGGVHTSETLGPMMGMNPVVLRRTMAGLREAGIVHSEKGHGGGWSLARGLDSVTLGEVYDALGTPTVFSIGHRVESPGCLVEQAVNRALGGALADAEAILLTRLRGISVADIASDVRRKGWHLGKKGAKAHG; translated from the coding sequence ATGAGACGCGACAGCCGCCTTTCCGTGGCACTTCATGTTCTCCTGCACATGGGCGAGATGGGCGGCGTCCATACCTCGGAGACACTCGGCCCCATGATGGGCATGAACCCCGTCGTCTTGCGAAGGACCATGGCGGGGCTCCGCGAGGCGGGCATCGTTCACTCCGAGAAGGGGCACGGCGGCGGTTGGTCGCTTGCGCGCGGATTGGATTCGGTGACCCTGGGAGAGGTCTACGACGCGCTGGGCACCCCCACCGTGTTCAGTATCGGCCACCGCGTCGAAAGCCCGGGTTGCCTGGTGGAGCAGGCCGTCAATCGCGCGTTGGGTGGAGCTCTGGCGGACGCCGAGGCCATACTTCTCACGCGCCTTCGGGGAATCTCCGTGGCCGACATTGCCTCCGACGTGCGCCGCAAAGGGTGGCATCTGGGTAAGAAAGGCGCCAAAGCCCACGGGTGA
- a CDS encoding NAD(+)/NADH kinase — MRAALLYNSAAGGATSEVELVSALERIGWTVPFRVSEEHLDPNLSEHADVVIVAGGDGTVATVAKRLARTELPMAIVPMGTVNNVARSLGLDLEPMAAIAGLAAAAKRRIDLGVLRTGSRESYFVEGFSAGFLGHVLGNKASDRHKKASRAFTLIADALETYPAHRYAVEADGRDLSGDYVLVAVMNARSLGPALALAAEAKLDDGRLDLVRIRRDEKGAIIEALRRAEKEEDLELPAFETSRVQRVRIHGLGHWAHLDDEPWELDDAVDIVTAAGAVHWLAPRQGVPNRT; from the coding sequence ATGAGAGCGGCACTGCTCTACAATTCAGCGGCCGGCGGTGCCACGTCCGAGGTGGAACTCGTTTCGGCGCTCGAGCGCATTGGGTGGACGGTGCCGTTTCGCGTCTCCGAAGAGCACCTCGATCCGAACTTGTCCGAGCATGCGGACGTCGTCATCGTTGCGGGAGGTGACGGCACCGTGGCCACCGTGGCCAAACGCCTCGCACGCACCGAACTGCCCATGGCCATCGTGCCCATGGGCACCGTCAACAACGTCGCCCGCTCGCTCGGGCTCGATCTCGAGCCGATGGCGGCCATCGCCGGATTGGCCGCTGCGGCGAAGAGGCGCATCGATTTGGGTGTACTTCGCACGGGTTCGAGGGAATCGTATTTCGTCGAAGGATTCAGCGCGGGGTTTCTCGGCCACGTGCTCGGAAACAAAGCGAGTGATCGCCACAAGAAGGCCAGTCGCGCCTTCACCTTGATTGCCGACGCCTTGGAGACGTATCCCGCGCACCGCTACGCGGTGGAGGCCGACGGGCGCGATCTCTCTGGCGACTATGTGCTGGTGGCGGTGATGAACGCGCGCAGTCTGGGGCCGGCCCTCGCGCTGGCCGCCGAGGCGAAGCTCGACGACGGGCGCCTCGATTTGGTGCGGATTCGTCGTGACGAGAAGGGGGCCATCATCGAGGCCCTGCGCCGGGCGGAAAAGGAGGAGGACCTCGAGCTTCCCGCCTTCGAAACGAGCCGCGTCCAACGGGTGCGCATTCACGGACTCGGTCACTGGGCCCACTTGGACGACGAACCCTGGGAACTCGACGATGCCGTGGACATCGTCACGGCCGCCGGCGCGGTGCACTGGCTGGCGCCTCGGCAGGGCGTTCCGAATCGCACCTAG
- the surE gene encoding 5'/3'-nucleotidase SurE, translating to MTNDDGIYSPGLVALAEAASEFGQVRIVAPDVEQSSMAHAVTSSRPLSQRLAKVGQFDAFRVNGTPADCVALGSHIWGKVDLVLSGVNIGLNVGNSMWHSGTLAAAKQASLLGMRGVALSASETEDDYAILRPHIARVIAQLLELPKLCLVNVNFPPHPRGVQFTRQSVRHYDGHIVPAQDPHGRDIFWFAVKPIESPEPGTDRWAIEHDWISITPLRLDLTDQTALEELLQHR from the coding sequence GTGACCAATGATGATGGGATTTACAGCCCCGGCCTGGTCGCACTGGCCGAGGCCGCGTCGGAATTCGGACAGGTGCGGATTGTCGCGCCCGATGTCGAGCAATCGTCGATGGCCCATGCCGTGACGTCGTCGCGACCGCTCTCGCAACGGCTCGCCAAAGTGGGGCAATTCGATGCATTCCGCGTCAATGGCACGCCGGCCGATTGCGTGGCCCTCGGCAGCCACATCTGGGGAAAAGTCGATTTGGTTCTGTCCGGCGTGAACATCGGACTCAATGTCGGCAATTCGATGTGGCATTCGGGCACGCTTGCGGCAGCCAAGCAAGCCTCGCTTCTCGGCATGCGCGGCGTGGCGCTGAGCGCGTCGGAAACGGAGGACGATTACGCGATTTTGCGGCCGCACATCGCCCGCGTCATCGCGCAGCTCCTCGAGCTACCCAAGCTCTGTTTGGTCAATGTGAACTTCCCACCCCATCCGCGCGGGGTGCAATTCACGCGACAATCGGTGCGGCATTACGACGGCCACATCGTGCCCGCGCAAGATCCCCACGGCCGCGACATATTCTGGTTCGCCGTGAAACCCATCGAATCCCCCGAACCGGGCACCGATCGCTGGGCCATCGAGCACGATTGGATCTCGATCACCCCCTTGCGCCTCGACCTCACGGACCAAACCGCGCTCGAGGAGCTTCTGCAGCATCGATGA